The sequence below is a genomic window from Streptosporangium lutulentum.
TGCGTCACCGGTTCACCGAGGGGCAGGTCCGCGGCATCGTGTCGGCGCTGGACACCGCCGGGGTGCAGGTGATCGAGGTGTCGCACGGCGACGGCCTGGGTGGGTCGTCGTTCAATTACGGCTTCTCCGGCACCGACGAGTTCGCGCTGATCAAGGCGGCCGTCGACGAAGCCGAGCAGGCCCGCATCGCGGTGCTGCTGCTGCCCGGCGTGGGAACGATCCACGACCTGAAGCACGCACACGACTGCGGCGCGCAGGTCGCCCGTATCGCCACTCACTGCACCGAGGCGGACGTGTCGATCCAGCATTTCGCCGCGGCCCGCGACCTGGGCATGGAGACGGTCGGTTTCCTCATGCTCTCGCACCGCCTGGGGCCTGAGGAACTGGCCAGGCAGGCGCGCGTCATGGTCGACGCCGGTGCGCAGTGCGTCTACGTCGTCGACTCCGCCGGCGCCCTCATCCTCGGCGACGCGCAGGAGCGGATCAAGGCCTTGTACGCCGAGATCGGCCACCAGGCCCAGGTCGGCTTCCACGGCCACCAGAACCTGTCGCTGGGCGTGGCCAACTCGGTGCTCGCGGCGCAGAACGGCGCGCTGCAGATCGACGGCGCGCTGTGCGCCCTCGGCGCGGGCGCGGGCAACGCGCCCACCGAGGTCGTGGCCGCGACGTTCGAACGGCTCGGCATAGCGACCGACGTCGACGTGCAGCGGGTCATGCAGGCGGCCGAGGACGTGGTCAAGCCGATGCTGCCGCGGCTGCCGTGGATGGACCGCGCCGCGATCACCCAGGGGCACGCCGGCGTCTACTCCTCGTTCCTGCTGCACGCGGAGCGAGCGGAGGAGCGGTACGGAGTGCCCGCGCACGAGCTCTTGCAACGGGTCGGCGAGCTCGGATACGTCGGCGGCCAGGAGGACATGATCATCGACGTGGCCCTGTCCATCCTGGAAGAGCGCGAGACGGCCGGGAGCGCGCGATGAGCACCTGGACCGTCGACCGCGCGGCCACCACGCTGCTGGCGTGCGAGGACGAGCGCACCGACCGCGAGCCGATCACCGACCAGTGGCCCGACCTCGACCTGCGTACCGCGTACGAGATCCAGGACGAGACGCTGCGCCGCCGCCTCGCCCGCGGCGAGCACCTGGTGGGGGTCAAACTCGGCCTCACGTCGAGGGCCAAGCAGGAGCGGATGAACATCTCCTCGCCGCTGGTCGCCTGGCTGACCGACGCGATGGTGCTGCCGGCCGGCGCCCCGGTCCCGGGCGCGCGGCTGATCCACCCGCGGGTCGAACCGGAGATCGTCTTCCTGATGCGCGAGCGTCTGGCCGGCCCGGGCGTCACAGCGGCGCAGGCCCTCGCGGCCGTCGACCGCGTCTACGCCGGCGCCGAAGTGATCGACTCCCGCTACCGCGACTTCCGCTTCACCCTGCCCGACGTCGTCGCGGACAACGCGTCGTCGGGCGCGTTCCTGGTCGGGGCGATCGGGCTCAGGCCCGAGCAGCTGGACCTGACGCTGGAGGCGGTGCTCGTCGAGATCGACGGCCGTGTCGTCGACTCCGCGACCGGCGCCGCCGTACAGGGCAACCCGGCCGAGGCGCTGGCCCTCGCGGCCAACGACCTCGCGCGGCGCGGCCTGGCGATCGAGGCGGGGCAGCTGGTCCTCACCGGCGGCATGACCGACGCCGTTCCCGCCCCGGCCGGGGCGCGGATCGCCTTCCACTTCAGCAGCCTCGGTTCGATCCACCTGTCCGGAGGCGCGTGATGCCACTCGTCCAGGTCACTCTGCGCGAGGGCCGGTCGCCCGAACAGCTCCGCGCCCTCATCAGCGCGCTCACCACCGCCGTCACCTCGACGGTCGGAGCCCCGAAGGAGGCGGTCCGCGTGATCATCTCCGAGGTGCCGCCGACCCACTGGGCAGCCGGTGACGTCACACTCGCGGAAAGGACACAAGCAGATGGCTGACCTGCCCTTCTTCGGACATGTCATCGACGGGGCCGAGGTTCCCTCGCTCGACGGCGCCCGGTTCCCCTCGATCGACCCCTGGACGCGTGAGCCGTGGGCGGACGTGGCGCTGGGCGGCCAGGCCGACTCCGACCGCGCCGTCGCCGCGGCGCGGAAGGCGTTCGACGAGGGGCCGTGGCCCCGGATGAGCTTCGATGAGCGCGGGGCGATCCTGCACCGTCTCGCCGACCTGATCGAGGAGCACGCGGACGAGCTGGGGCTCGCCGACACTCGCGACATGGGCAAGCCGATCGCCCAGAGCAAGGGCAACGACGTAGCCCGTGCGGCGCACAACTTCCGCTTCTTCGCCGACCACGCGCGCCTGTCGGTCGGCGAGGTGCTGCCGATGGGCGACCGGCACCACACGTACACGCTGTTCCAGCCCGCCGGCGTCGTAGCCGCGATCGCCCCGTGGAACTTCCCGCTCATGCTGGAGACCTGGAAGGTCGCGCCCGCACTCGCGTGGGGCAACACCGTGGTGCTGAAGCCGGCCGAGGACACCCCGACGTCGGCGACGATCCTCGCCCGCCTGGCGATCGAGGCCGGCATGCCCGCCGGCGTGTTCAACGTCGTGCACGGGTACGGCCCCGACTCCGCCGGTCAGGCGCTGACGGAGAACCCGGACGTCGACCGGATCACGTTCACGGGTGAGTCCGGGACCGGGCGGATCATCGCCCGTGCGGGGGCGGCGAACCTCGTCCCGGCCAGCCTGGAACTGGGCGGCAAGGGCGCCAACATCGTCTTCGCGGACGCCGACCTCGACAACGCCGTGGACTGGTCGATCCGCGCGATCTTCACCAACGCCGGCCAGGTCTGCCTGGCCGGGTCCCGGCTCTACGTCGAGCGCTCGGTCTACGACGAATTCCTCGCGCGGTTCGTGACCGCGGCGGAGGCCATGGTCATCGGCGACCCGAAGGAGCCGACGACCCAGTTCGGTCCGCTGGCCGGCGAGGAGCACTACAACAAGGTGCGGTCGTACGTCGAGAGCGTCGAGGCGGAGGGCGGCAAGATCCTCACGGGCGGTCTCGGCGACGGCTGGATCGTTCGGCCCACGGTCGCGGTCGACCTTCCCGACGACTCCAAGCACGTGTGCGAGGAGATCTTCGGGCCGCTTGTCCGGGTCGCGCCGTTCGACACCGAGGACGAGGTCGTCCGGGCCGCCAACGACACCCCGTACGGACTGAACGCGATGGTCTTCAGCGAGAACCTCAGTCGCGCGCACCGTGTCTCGGCGCGGTTGAAGGCGGGGACGGTCTGGGTGAACTGCTTCTTCATCCGCGACCTGCGGGCCCCGTTCGGGGGCGTCGGCGACTCCGGCATGGGGCGCGAAGGCGGCAACTTCAGCCGTGAGTTCTTCACCGAGCCGAAGGCCGTCGTCATGCAGATCGCCCGGAGCTGACAACCGATCCGGAGGCATTGACGCCAATCATTATTATGAATATGTTGCCTGCAACCGGCGGGAACGGACACGGACGGCGTGCGACCGGGAAACGGTTGCCTCAGCCGGGCGTGCGGACGTCCCGCCCGCGACGTCAAAAATCCACTCACTCGACCAGTCTCGATCAGTAAGGAAAGGCATGTCTCCTCACCCCGTTTACACTCCCGCGGCCCCGATGCTCGGCTTCTCGGCCGGCACCCCGTCGCCGCTCTCGCAGGCGGTCGTGCACAACGGCGTCATCTACTGCTCGGGCAGCGGCCCGCTCGACGCCGAGACACTCGAGATCGTCTCGGACGACATCGCGGAGCAGACCCAGAAGGCGCTGACGAATCTGCTCGCGGTCGTCGAGGCCGGCGGCGGCACGAAGTCGTCCATCCTCAAGGTCAACACCCACCTGCGCGACCTCGCCAACTTCGCCGAGTACAACCGCGTTTACCGCGCCTTCTTCGAAGGCGTCGAGTTCATGCCGGCCCGTACGACGACCGAGTCCTCGCCGCCCCGCGCCGGGGTGCTCGTCGAGATCGAGTGCATCGCCGCGGTCGTCTCCGACGAGTGACCCGACCGATGTCGTCAACGCGGCCCGTAACCGGTGGCCGCGTCAGATAGGAGCTTCAGATGTCCAGCGAACCGCTCACCCTTCCCGTCATCGACCTCGACGAGGTCACCCGCCGAATCGAAAGCAGCACCGCTCGGGTCGAGGTCCTGTGGCAGCAGGGGGAGACTCTCGCCTTCGTGGCGCGGGGCCGCGAGTACCGCAGCGAATTCCACATCAATCCGAGCGACGAGATGTCGTACGTGATCCGCGGTGAGATGAACCTGCACTACCTGACGCCGGAGGGCGAGGAGAAGATCGCCACGATCCCGCAGGGATCGATGAACTACACCCCGGCCGGCGTCCCGCATTCGCCGCGTTTTCCGCCGGAAGCCTACATCGTCGTGATGGAGCGGCAGCGCCGCCCGGAGGAGATGGATCGCTTCCAGTGGTTCTGCCCGTCGTGCGGCGAGTTCCTCCACGAGGTCACGTTCCACGTCGGTGACTACTCCGCGGATCCGGTCGGCAAGGCGTACCGGAGCTTCTGGGACGACCTCGACGCGCGCACCTGTGACAAGTGCGGCTCAGTCATGCCCGCCGAGTAGTCAGACACCGAAGGCACTCACCCCCATGATGACTACTGAGCCGAGCCCGATCCTGCGGGCCAGCGGCATCTCGGTCCGCTACGGCCTCGCCACCGCGGTCGCCACGTGTTCGCTCGAGATCGCGCGCGGAAGCTACGTGTGCCTTCTGGGCCGCAACGGCGCCGGAAAGACGAGCCTGGTCAGCGCCCTGGCCGGTGCCCTTCCGCGAGATGGCCGCATGTGGTTCGACGGGCATGAGGTGGCGACGAGCAAGTCCACGTGGTTGGCGCGCAACGGAATGCTGGTCATCCCCGAGGGACGCCACCTGTATCCCAGCCTGACGGTCGAGGACAACCTCGTCCTCGGGGCGTACGCCTGGACCCGCAGCGCCAGGGAGGCGCGCCGGGCCCCCGAGCTGGAACAGGTCTACGACCTGTTCCCCCGCCTGGCCCAGCGCAAGCGGCAACTGGCCGGGACGATGTCCGGCGGTGAGCAGCAGATGGTGGCGCTCGGCCGGGCGCTGATGGGACGCCCGCGGCTGTTGATGTTGGACGAGCCCTCGCTGGGCCTGAGCGAGGCGATGATCGAGAAGACGTACGAGGTGTTGCGCGACCTGCGGGCGACCGGATTGAGCGTACTGCTCGTCGAGGAGAGCCCGCACCGCGCACTCGAACTGTGCGACGTCGGCATCGTCATGTCCTCGGGATCGATCATCGCCGAGCGGCCCACCGCGGAGCTGCTGGCTCCGGGCGTCCTCGAGTCTTATTACCTCGGAACGAAAGCCGCCTGACCATGACGACGTTCCTGCAGCTCATAGTGTCCGGGATCATCTCAGGCGCCGGCTTCGGTCTGTTCGCGCTGGCCCTCTCGCTGGTCTACCGGGTCACCAACGTCATCAACCTGGCCTTCGGCGAGATCGCGATGGTCGGCGTGCTCGGGGCCGTTTTCCTGCACGACCACGGACTGCCGTGGGCGGTCGCGGGAATCGTGATGATCGCGGTGGGCGGTGTCCTCGGTCTGGTCTTCGACCTGCTCGTGACGCGCTCCGGCAGGGCCGGCAAGCTCGGCGGCTCCGACTTCACCCAGAAGTTCCTGCTGACCCTGGCGCTGTCGATCACGCTCCAGGGTGTGGGTCTGCGGATCTTCGGTCGCGACGTGCACACCCTGGCTCCGATTCTGGAAGACAAGGCATGGCGGCTGGGCTCGGTCGCGATCGACCCCAACGGCGTGCTGGTCGTGCTCTTCGGGTTGGCCGTCGTGGCCGCGCTGTGGGTCGCCTTCCGTACGACCCTGGTCGGCAAGGCGATGCTGGCCTGCGGCATCAGCGAGCGCGGCTCGCTGGCCGTCGGGATCAACCTCCGGTCTTTCCGGACCGCGGCCTTCGTCATCGCCTGCGCGATCGCGGCGACGACCGGTGTCCTCATGGGCTCGTCGGTTCCGTTCAGCTACACCAGCGGGTTCTCGATCGCGATCATCGGCCTGGTGGCGGCAAGTCTGGTATCACTCGGCAACCCCATCCTCGGCTTCTTCGGCGGCATCGGTGTGGGCTTGCTGCAGTCAATCGTTGGAGGCTACATGAGTGGTGACTACCAGAGCAGCATCACCATCGCAGTGATGATCGCGGTCATTCTGGTCAAGCCGAGGGCCACGCAGTGGGCAACCTGACTCTTCGCCGTCCGTCCCGTGGCGGCTCCGGCGCCCTCGGTGAATGGGCTCGCCCGCTCGGCCACGGCACGCTCGTGGCCGGATGCGGCGTCATCGCCCTGCTGGCGATGCAGAACAGCTACCTGCTTCCGACCCTCGTCCTGGCCATCGTCTTCTCGATCGTGGTCGTCGGCCTCGACGTGCAGCTCGGCTACGCCCGGCAGCTGGTGTTCTCGCAGCCGGTGTTCATGGCGGTCGGGGCGTACTCGACCGGGTACCTCACCTCCGTCCGGCAGATGGGCACGGTGCCGGCGTTCCTCATCGGGCTGGGCATCTCGCTCGTGCTGGCCGTGGTCGTCGCCCTCGCGGTCAGCCGCGCGCGCGGAATCGCGCTGACGATCGTCACCGTCTTCCTCGTCCTGATCCTCACCAACATCCTGAGCGTGACCAAGTCGCTCGGTGGTACCGACGGCCTGGCGGGCATCCCGGCGGCGGCGATCGGCGGGCACGAGATCTCGACCCCGCTGCAGTTCGGCTGGCTCGCGCTGGTCGTCCTGGTCCTGTGTGTCGGCGTGGCCTCCCGCTTCGTGCACTCGGGTACCGGCGTCGAGGTGGCGCTGGCGGCGGAGAGCGAGGAGGCGGCCCGGGCGTTCGGCGTGCACGTCGCCCGCCGTCGTCTGCTCGTGTTCGTGTTCGCGGCGGCCTGCGCGGACATCGCGGGGTCGCTGTACGCGCAGTCGCAGGGGTTCGTCTCGCCGGACGGGTTCAACATCACGCTCGCGATGAATCTGCTGCTCATGCTGTACCTCGGTGGCAAGCGCTCGGTGATCGGCGGCATCGCCGGGTCCGTGATCCTGACGTTTCTGCCGGTGGTGTTCTCCGGCATCGCCGACTACTTCCTGCTCGTCGAGGGTGCGGCGTTCGTCCTGGTGCTCCTGGTCGCGCCTGACGGCATCGTCGGCCTCGTGAGCACCGGTGTTCGCCGGCTGACCGCCCGGTGGGGCGTACGGTTCGGCCGGGCGCGTCTCTCCGGGGCCGTGACCGGCGAGGAGGCGACGACGCCCGCCCACGCCGCCGCCACGGTGGACACCGTCGTTCATGCGCGCGACCTGACCAAGCGCTACAGCGGCATCACCGCCGTCAACGAGTTGTCCCTGGCGGTGCCGGGGACCGGCATCACCGCCGTGATCGGCCCGAACGGCGCCGGCAAGTCCACGTTCTTCGACCTCATCGCGGGAGCGCAGCGCAGTGATGCGGGAACGCTCCAGTTCCGCGGTGCCGACGTCACCGGCGAGCCCGACTGGCGCCGTGCCCGGATGGGCGTCGCGCGCACGTTCCAGCGAGTACGGCTCGCCGAAGAGCTCAGCGTGCTCGACAACGTCGCGGCCGGTAGCCGTCTCGCGAACAAGGCCGGACTCGTCCGTACCCTCTTCGTCCCGAACCTGACCAGGGCGCGGCGTGCGGCCTGGCAGACGCTTGAGCGGATGGAGCTGTCTCACCTGGCGGCCGTCCGGCCGGGCGAGCTGACCCTGGCGAACCAGCGCATGGTCGAACTCGCCCGCTGCCTGGCCGGAAGCCCGGCGCTGTTGCTCCTCGACGAACCCGCGTCCGGGCTCAGCGACAGTCAGCGGTCTGACCTGGCGCAGGTGTTGAACGCACTCGAGAACGTGCCCGTGCTGATCATCGAGCACGACCTGGATTTCGTCGGAGCACTCACCGACCACGTCGTGGTCGTGGCGCTGGGCGAAACGATCTTCGACGGACGGTTCGACGAACTCGCGGCGGACCGGGGAGTCGCCGACGCGTTCCTGTCGGCCGGCCGGCACAAAGCCAACGGCGAGAGCCGTACCGAGGACGCCGACCGAAGTCTCGAAGCCGCGACGGGGGCACCGACCGGCGACGGGTGACGGTTGACACGGAGAACACCTGGTACAGCGGGCCGCCCGACGTGCGGGCGGCCCGGAAGTCGATGTACCGCAGCTGGTGCGGCATGCCGCCACACCGGTAGGTCGAGCTGCGCCGATAGCGGGCGCACTCACGAAATGAGGTAGTTGAAGTGAAAGTTCGATCTGCTGTTGTCGCGGGTGTGCTCGGTGCCGTGCTCGCGACCAGCCTGACGGCCTGCGGTTCCTCGTCGGCCTCCGACGCCGACTCCGCCGGCGGCTCCGGCTCGGGCGGCGACATCCAGCTGGGCGCCGTCTACTCGCTGACCGGCCCGACCTCGGTGCTGGGTCTGCAGGACAGCGAGGGCGCCAAGGCGGCGGTGAAGTACCTGAACGACAACGGCGGGCTGCTGGGCAAGCAGATCAACCTGACGGTACTGGACGACAAGTCCCAGCCGTCGCTGGCCGTGCAGCTCGTCGGCCAGCTCACGAGCCGCAACCACGTGTCGGCGATCGTCGGCCCGGACGAGCAGACCGCGGTGACGGCCGCCGTGCCGGCCGCCGCCCGGGCCCAAGTGCCGATCATGACGAACGGCGGCAGCTGGCCGGGTCCGCTCAAGGCCGACCAGCAGAAGTGGGGCTGGGCCGCCACCACGCCGACCACGGTGATGATCGACCAGTTCATCGACTACTTCAAGGCCACCGGCGTGAAGAAGGTCGCCATCCTCGGCAACGGTACGTCGTTCTCCGACGCGCTGCCGGCGTACCTGGCCACGAAGACGGACCTGCCGTTCACGGTCGTGGTGAACTCGAAGTTCACCTCGGGGGCCGTCGACGTCTCGCCGCAGGTCCTCCAGGCGGTCAACGCCAAGCCCGACTTCGTCATGTCGTGGATGTCGGGTCCCGACGCGGTGAACGTGGTCAAGACGTTCAAGCGGCTGAACGTGGACGTCCCGCTGGGCATGAACGGCGGCACGACGACACCGAGCTTCGTGGACGCGGCCGGCAAGGACGCCCTGACCGGGGTGATCGCCGGCACCTACTCGGCCCAGCTGTACGACTCGCTGCCGGCGGACACCGCCAACAAGACGCAGGTCAAAGCCTACCTCGACGGTATGGCCGCGGCAGGCCTCGACGCCGCCGGCGGCGCGAGCAACGCGATCATGGGCTGGGAGTCCGTGATGTCGCTCGCCGACGCCATCAAGACGGCCGGCTCCGCCGACTCCGAGAAGATCAACACGGCTCTGGCCGGCCAGCACTTCGTCGGCGCGATGTCGGTGTGGACGCGCACGGCCGACGACCACGCCGGCGCCGAGGGCGGTTACCTCCTCGCCAAGTTCGACGGCAACGAGTGGAAGGGCCTGAGCAACCCCGAATCCTGACCCGGCTCGCGGGACCGGTATCCACCATCGTGGGTATCGGTCCCGGCCCGTTTCACCACTACAGACGACGACAGTCGCTCGGGCCGCCGCCCGGCACCGCTTGGAGGACGAATGGACAGCATTGAGATCGGCGACGTCTCGGTCAACCGCATCGAGGAGTTCGTCCACTGGGCGATGCCGATCGATCGGTACTTCCCCGGAACCGACGAGGCCGCCTGGCTGGCGAACCGGGACTGGCTTGAGCCGGACCACTGGGACGCCACCTCCAAGCGGGCGCACACCGTGTTCCACAGCTGGTTGATCCGCAGCGGCGGGCAGAACATCCTCGTCGACACCGGGGTCGGCAACGGCAAGCTGCGCCCGTCCATGCCGGACTTCAGCATGCGGCAGACGCCGTACCTGCAGACCCTGGAGTCCGCCGGCTTCCGGCCGGACGACATCGACCTGGTGATCTGCACGCACCTGCACGTCGACCACGTCGGATGGAACACGCACGGTGTGGACGGCGAGTGGGTCCCGACGTTCCCGAACGCGCGTTACGTCTTCGCCCGGCCCGAGGTCGAGTTCTGGGATCCCGGCAACAAGATCCGCCGCCGCGGCGAGCAGGTCAACGAGAACGTCTTCGACGACAGCGTGCGGCCGATCCTGGACGCCGGCCTGGCCGACGTCTGGGACGGACCGAGCCTGACGATCGACGAGAACGTCCGCCTCGAACTCGCCCCCGGTCACACGCCGGGCCTGGCGGTCGTGAAGGTGCGGGCCGGATCGGACCAGGCGATCTTCGTCAACGACATCCTGCACTCGCCGATGCAGGTGCTGGACTGCGCATTGAACAGTTGCTTCTGCGAGGACGAGGCCGAATCCGTCGAGACCAGGAAGAACGTTCTGGGCTGGGCGGCCGACAACCGTGCGCTGATCTTCCCGGCCCACTTCAACGGACAGCACGTCTTCCGTGCCGAGCGGCGGGACGGCCGCTTCGCGATCGCCGAGTGGATCTGAACCCGCGGCGACTGCCGCGCTCCGGGCGGCCCCGGATCCGGCCGCTCCGGAGCGACCCAGTCTCGGTTTGTGGTGCCTCTTCCTGATCACGTATCGCCCGGGGTCAGGGAGAGGCTCGTGGTCCGCGCGTCTACCGCGGCCGACGTCGCGGAGGCAGCCGTGACGGACGCCATCGCGGCCGACCGAGTATCGGCCGGCCGCCTGACGACGGCATGACCGGCGCTCTAGCGACGCGAGGCGGTCAGGCGGGCATGCCGCGCCGCCATCGTCTCCGCACGCTTGCGCGAACCGCTTTCGATCGCGTCGACCAGGTCGCGGTGCACCATCACACCGTCGCCGTTGAGGGCCGTTTCGGTCGTCACCGCGGAAACTCGGCTGGATACGAAATCCAGGAGCCCCAGGTACAGATTCCGCAGAATCAGGTTGGGCGAGATCTCAGCCATGCGGCGGTGTAGTTGCCAATTCGTCTTCAGGTATTGAGCAGCGTCGCCGGCGGCGCTCATCTGCTCCAGGATCTTGCGTAGGTCCGCGATATCGGCCTCGGTGCGGTGCTTGGTGGCATCGCGAATGACGAGTGGCTCCAGGCCGTCACGAATGTCCAGTGAGTCGGCGACGGATACCGATTCCCCGCTGAGTTCGAGCATTTTGCGCCCGAGACGAACAACAAGGGTCGGGCTGGCCACGAAGAGGCCTCCGCCGATGCCCGGCCTGACCTCGATCGTGCCGCGCGAACTCAGCAGCCGAACCGCCTCGTTGACGGTCGCGACCGCGACGTTGAACTCTTGGCGCAGGCTTTCCTTGGTGCCGAGGTGGTGACCGGCAGGCAAGTTCTGTTCGCTGATCCGCTCCTCGATCCGCTTCGCCACGGCGTCGGAGCGGGATGTCCACGGCACGCCCGACGTCTGGTCGCTGCTCACAGCCTTGCCTTTCCATTCGTCCGCGTAGATACAAGCCTAGCGTGCTATGGGCCTTGATCCTAAGGGGCGGGTCGTGCTCGTTCCGCCAAGGCGCTGATCAAACGCTCGGCGTTCCCTCCGAGGATCGCATCCCTTGCCTCTTCGGCGACCGACAACTTGCCGACCGTCGAGGCGGCGTCGACGTCGGCGAGATCGAAGGGCATGTCGGTGCCCAGCAGCACCCGCTCGGCACCCACTTCTTCGATGAGCCGCTCGAGCATCTCGCCGCTGAACACCGCGGTGTCATAATGCAGCCGCCGCAGATAGTACGCCGGAGGATTGGGGACCGTCTGGGTCTCGGCTTTGCGCGTCCACCCGATCGTCAGGCGGGGGGCGAGGCCGGTGAGGCACCCGCCGCCGTGG
It includes:
- the dmpG gene encoding 4-hydroxy-2-oxovalerate aldolase, whose product is MTEIQRKVRITDSTLRDGSHAMRHRFTEGQVRGIVSALDTAGVQVIEVSHGDGLGGSSFNYGFSGTDEFALIKAAVDEAEQARIAVLLLPGVGTIHDLKHAHDCGAQVARIATHCTEADVSIQHFAAARDLGMETVGFLMLSHRLGPEELARQARVMVDAGAQCVYVVDSAGALILGDAQERIKALYAEIGHQAQVGFHGHQNLSLGVANSVLAAQNGALQIDGALCALGAGAGNAPTEVVAATFERLGIATDVDVQRVMQAAEDVVKPMLPRLPWMDRAAITQGHAGVYSSFLLHAERAEERYGVPAHELLQRVGELGYVGGQEDMIIDVALSILEERETAGSAR
- a CDS encoding 2-keto-4-pentenoate hydratase yields the protein MSTWTVDRAATTLLACEDERTDREPITDQWPDLDLRTAYEIQDETLRRRLARGEHLVGVKLGLTSRAKQERMNISSPLVAWLTDAMVLPAGAPVPGARLIHPRVEPEIVFLMRERLAGPGVTAAQALAAVDRVYAGAEVIDSRYRDFRFTLPDVVADNASSGAFLVGAIGLRPEQLDLTLEAVLVEIDGRVVDSATGAAVQGNPAEALALAANDLARRGLAIEAGQLVLTGGMTDAVPAPAGARIAFHFSSLGSIHLSGGA
- a CDS encoding 2-hydroxymuconate tautomerase translates to MPLVQVTLREGRSPEQLRALISALTTAVTSTVGAPKEAVRVIISEVPPTHWAAGDVTLAERTQADG
- a CDS encoding aldehyde dehydrogenase gives rise to the protein MADLPFFGHVIDGAEVPSLDGARFPSIDPWTREPWADVALGGQADSDRAVAAARKAFDEGPWPRMSFDERGAILHRLADLIEEHADELGLADTRDMGKPIAQSKGNDVARAAHNFRFFADHARLSVGEVLPMGDRHHTYTLFQPAGVVAAIAPWNFPLMLETWKVAPALAWGNTVVLKPAEDTPTSATILARLAIEAGMPAGVFNVVHGYGPDSAGQALTENPDVDRITFTGESGTGRIIARAGAANLVPASLELGGKGANIVFADADLDNAVDWSIRAIFTNAGQVCLAGSRLYVERSVYDEFLARFVTAAEAMVIGDPKEPTTQFGPLAGEEHYNKVRSYVESVEAEGGKILTGGLGDGWIVRPTVAVDLPDDSKHVCEEIFGPLVRVAPFDTEDEVVRAANDTPYGLNAMVFSENLSRAHRVSARLKAGTVWVNCFFIRDLRAPFGGVGDSGMGREGGNFSREFFTEPKAVVMQIARS
- a CDS encoding RidA family protein, producing MSPHPVYTPAAPMLGFSAGTPSPLSQAVVHNGVIYCSGSGPLDAETLEIVSDDIAEQTQKALTNLLAVVEAGGGTKSSILKVNTHLRDLANFAEYNRVYRAFFEGVEFMPARTTTESSPPRAGVLVEIECIAAVVSDE
- a CDS encoding 3-hydroxyanthranilate 3,4-dioxygenase: MSSEPLTLPVIDLDEVTRRIESSTARVEVLWQQGETLAFVARGREYRSEFHINPSDEMSYVIRGEMNLHYLTPEGEEKIATIPQGSMNYTPAGVPHSPRFPPEAYIVVMERQRRPEEMDRFQWFCPSCGEFLHEVTFHVGDYSADPVGKAYRSFWDDLDARTCDKCGSVMPAE
- a CDS encoding ABC transporter ATP-binding protein; the protein is MMTTEPSPILRASGISVRYGLATAVATCSLEIARGSYVCLLGRNGAGKTSLVSALAGALPRDGRMWFDGHEVATSKSTWLARNGMLVIPEGRHLYPSLTVEDNLVLGAYAWTRSAREARRAPELEQVYDLFPRLAQRKRQLAGTMSGGEQQMVALGRALMGRPRLLMLDEPSLGLSEAMIEKTYEVLRDLRATGLSVLLVEESPHRALELCDVGIVMSSGSIIAERPTAELLAPGVLESYYLGTKAA
- a CDS encoding branched-chain amino acid ABC transporter permease, translating into MTTFLQLIVSGIISGAGFGLFALALSLVYRVTNVINLAFGEIAMVGVLGAVFLHDHGLPWAVAGIVMIAVGGVLGLVFDLLVTRSGRAGKLGGSDFTQKFLLTLALSITLQGVGLRIFGRDVHTLAPILEDKAWRLGSVAIDPNGVLVVLFGLAVVAALWVAFRTTLVGKAMLACGISERGSLAVGINLRSFRTAAFVIACAIAATTGVLMGSSVPFSYTSGFSIAIIGLVAASLVSLGNPILGFFGGIGVGLLQSIVGGYMSGDYQSSITIAVMIAVILVKPRATQWAT
- a CDS encoding branched-chain amino acid ABC transporter ATP-binding protein/permease → MGNLTLRRPSRGGSGALGEWARPLGHGTLVAGCGVIALLAMQNSYLLPTLVLAIVFSIVVVGLDVQLGYARQLVFSQPVFMAVGAYSTGYLTSVRQMGTVPAFLIGLGISLVLAVVVALAVSRARGIALTIVTVFLVLILTNILSVTKSLGGTDGLAGIPAAAIGGHEISTPLQFGWLALVVLVLCVGVASRFVHSGTGVEVALAAESEEAARAFGVHVARRRLLVFVFAAACADIAGSLYAQSQGFVSPDGFNITLAMNLLLMLYLGGKRSVIGGIAGSVILTFLPVVFSGIADYFLLVEGAAFVLVLLVAPDGIVGLVSTGVRRLTARWGVRFGRARLSGAVTGEEATTPAHAAATVDTVVHARDLTKRYSGITAVNELSLAVPGTGITAVIGPNGAGKSTFFDLIAGAQRSDAGTLQFRGADVTGEPDWRRARMGVARTFQRVRLAEELSVLDNVAAGSRLANKAGLVRTLFVPNLTRARRAAWQTLERMELSHLAAVRPGELTLANQRMVELARCLAGSPALLLLDEPASGLSDSQRSDLAQVLNALENVPVLIIEHDLDFVGALTDHVVVVALGETIFDGRFDELAADRGVADAFLSAGRHKANGESRTEDADRSLEAATGAPTGDG
- a CDS encoding ABC transporter substrate-binding protein yields the protein MKVRSAVVAGVLGAVLATSLTACGSSSASDADSAGGSGSGGDIQLGAVYSLTGPTSVLGLQDSEGAKAAVKYLNDNGGLLGKQINLTVLDDKSQPSLAVQLVGQLTSRNHVSAIVGPDEQTAVTAAVPAAARAQVPIMTNGGSWPGPLKADQQKWGWAATTPTTVMIDQFIDYFKATGVKKVAILGNGTSFSDALPAYLATKTDLPFTVVVNSKFTSGAVDVSPQVLQAVNAKPDFVMSWMSGPDAVNVVKTFKRLNVDVPLGMNGGTTTPSFVDAAGKDALTGVIAGTYSAQLYDSLPADTANKTQVKAYLDGMAAAGLDAAGGASNAIMGWESVMSLADAIKTAGSADSEKINTALAGQHFVGAMSVWTRTADDHAGAEGGYLLAKFDGNEWKGLSNPES
- a CDS encoding MBL fold metallo-hydrolase, whose translation is MDSIEIGDVSVNRIEEFVHWAMPIDRYFPGTDEAAWLANRDWLEPDHWDATSKRAHTVFHSWLIRSGGQNILVDTGVGNGKLRPSMPDFSMRQTPYLQTLESAGFRPDDIDLVICTHLHVDHVGWNTHGVDGEWVPTFPNARYVFARPEVEFWDPGNKIRRRGEQVNENVFDDSVRPILDAGLADVWDGPSLTIDENVRLELAPGHTPGLAVVKVRAGSDQAIFVNDILHSPMQVLDCALNSCFCEDEAESVETRKNVLGWAADNRALIFPAHFNGQHVFRAERRDGRFAIAEWI